Proteins found in one Odocoileus virginianus isolate 20LAN1187 ecotype Illinois unplaced genomic scaffold, Ovbor_1.2 Unplaced_Contig_23, whole genome shotgun sequence genomic segment:
- the KIFC2 gene encoding kinesin-like protein KIFC2 isoform X6 → MRAGSAAGGRGVGAGTRGGVKPGPLPPRAPMYAFYSLLIYIFYSLFRRDGGAATAADAGNPAQSARCKPGSRRRADQPTAELWTELTGLVGSSEAEDGSGGGAERCPAEVSLEEALVRLAEFLSVQLGAEESFGTPPDLSKPGDVPQLLTVTGQFLALLAWIRSPRGRQALSQGMQPVSGVQHPPPAGSPLQEESPSLSPRGEAQGQQPPQLEEDQRAWQRLEQLILGQLEELKQQLEHQEEELGQLRLGVGATDSEKRVQHLTLENKALKQSLSLTRDLLLHWGPAPHTRAPQEKAEALLELRGRLQEAQDTTEALRVQLGVQEVQLQGLQGALRQLQQETEQNCRRELQQMRGQLAGLRARMASLRQGCGDLRGLVSTFTQSCQGSLSEAQGQVSWALGALSADGAGTQLAEAPQGPLPGCPGRLLELKGPRRQRLDLISTPGNIRVLCRLRPGTPSSLVSLEPGPGGTVTTCYRGHQRRFRLDWVFPPHASQEEVFRELESAVLSCLGGYSVCIFTYGQTGTGKTYSMEGPPEDPGIAPRALQSLFREMGTGGQHRVTLSMVEIYNEAVRASPAPGSEAGPSRPGGSPGGWPHPLGRAQPGVSAPDAEPGEEQPGHRRHSHEPAQLSLARPGHTDTAHSVPIARYQHRRHAAPRRPGGVRARLEGGGGQ, encoded by the exons ATGCGCGCGGGCTCTGCGGCGGGCGGGCGCGGTGTCGGCGCGGGGACGCGGGGCGGCGTGAAGCCGGGCCCTCTGCCGCCCCGCGCTCCCATGTACGCCTTCTACTCGCTGCTCATCTACATCTTCTACAGCCTCTTCCGTAGGGATGGCGGGGCCGCGACGGCCGCCGACGCTGGAAACCCGGCCCAG AGCGCCCGCTGTAAGCCCGGGAGTCGCCGCCGCGCCGACCAGCCAACCGCAGAGCTGTGGACAGAGCTGACCGGCCTGGTCG GCTCTTCGGAGGCCGAGGATGGGTCGGGAGGGGGAGCCGAGCGCTGTCCGGCGGAGGTCTCCCTGGAAGAGGCTCTCGTGCGTCTTGCCGAGTTCCTGTCAGTCCAGCTGGGGGCGGAAGAGAGCTTTGGGACTCCTCCCGACCTGAGCAAG CCCGGTGATGTTCCCCAACTGTTAACGGTGACTGGTCAATTCTTGGCTCTCCTGGCATGGATTCGAAGTCCCAGGGGCAGGCAGGCCCTGTCCCAGGGGATGCAGCCTGTCTCAGGGGTGCAGCACCCTCCTCCTGCTG gatcCCCATTGCAAGAAGAAAGCCCTTCCCTTTCACCAAGGGGGGAGGCCCAGGGGCAACAGCCTCCTCAGCTGGAAGAGGACCAGAGGGCTTGGCAGCGGCTGGAACAGCTCATCCTTGGACAG cTGGAAGAGCTGAAGCAGCAGCTGGAACatcaggaggaggagctgggccaGCTGCGCCTGGGAGTG GGAGCAACAGACTCAGAGAAAAGGGTTCAGCATCTGACTCTGGAGAACAAAGCCCTGAAACAGAGCTTGAGCCTTACTCGGGACCTCCTGCTGCACTGGGGCCCTGCCCCCCACACCAGGGCCCCCCAG GAGAAGGCAGAAGCCCTGCTGGAGCTTCGGGGGCGGCTTCAAGAAGCCCAGGACACCACGGAAGCCCTCCGAGTCCAG CTAGGGGTGCAGGAGGTGCAGCTGCAGGGCCTTCAGGGGGCCCTCCGGCAGCTCCAGCAGGAGACTGAGCAGAACTGCAGGAGGGAGCTGCAGCAGATGCGAGGGCAGCTGGCAG GACTTCGTGCTCGCATGGCCAGCTTGCGTCAGGGCTGCGGGGACCTCCGGGGACTCGTCAGCACCTTTACCCAGAGCTGCCAGGGTTCTCTGAGCGAAGCCCAGGGACAG GTTTCCTGGGCTCTGGGGGCACTGTCAGCTGATGGGGCTGGGACTCAACTCGCGGAGGCGCCGCAGGGGCCTCTCCCCGGATGCCCAGGGCGGCTGCTGGAGCTCAAAG GACCCAGGAGGCAGCGCCTGGACCTGATCTCCACCCCAGGAAACATTCGTGTGCTGTGTCGCCTGAGGCCAGGGACACCCTCCAGCCTGGTGAGCCTAGAGCCCGGCCCAGGTGGCACTGTTACTACCTGCTATCGAGGGCACCAGCGTCGCTTCCGCCTAGACTGGGTCTTCCCTCCGCACGCCAGCCAGGAGGAG GTCTTCAGGGAGCTGGAGTCTGCTGTGCTGTCCTGCCTTGGGGGCTACAGTGTCTGCATTTTCACCTACGGTCAGACAGGGACGGGGAAGACCTACAGCATGGAG GGCCCGCCTGAGGACCCCGGCATCGCTCCTAGGGCACTGCAGTCACTGTTCCGGGAGATGGGCACAGGCGGGCAGCACCGCGTGACCCTCAGCATGGTGGAGATCTACAACGAGGCTGTCAG GGCCTCCCCAGCGCCTGGCAGTGAGGCAGGGCCCAGCAGGCCAGGGGGGAGTCCAGGTGGCTGGCCTCACCCACTGGGACGTGCCCAGCCTGGAGTCTCTGCACCAG ATGCTGAGCCTGGGGAGGAGCAACCGGGCCACCGCCGCCACAGCCATGAACCAGCGCAGCTCTCGCTCGCACGCCCTGGTCACACTGACACTGCGCACAGCGTCCCCATCGCGCGGTACCAGCACCGCAG GCACGCTGCACCTCGTCGACCTGGCGGGGTCCGAGCGCGCCTGGAAGGCGGGGGCGGCCAGTAG
- the KIFC2 gene encoding kinesin-like protein KIFC2 isoform X4 produces MRAGSAAGGRGVGAGTRGGVKPGPLPPRAPMYAFYSLLIYIFYSLFRRDGGAATAADAGNPAQSARCKPGSRRRADQPTAELWTELTGLVGSSEAEDGSGGGAERCPAEVSLEEALVRLAEFLSVQLGAEESFGTPPDLSKPGDVPQLLTVTGQFLALLAWIRSPRGRQALSQGMQPVSGVQHPPPAGSPLQEESPSLSPRGEAQGQQPPQLEEDQRAWQRLEQLILGQLEELKQQLEHQEEELGQLRLGVGATDSEKRVQHLTLENKALKQSLSLTRDLLLHWGPAPHTRAPQEKAEALLELRGRLQEAQDTTEALRVQLGVQEVQLQGLQGALRQLQQETEQNCRRELQQMRGQLAGLRARMASLRQGCGDLRGLVSTFTQSCQGSLSEAQGQVSWALGALSADGAGTQLAEAPQGPLPGCPGRLLELKGPRRQRLDLISTPGNIRVLCRLRPGTPSSLVFRELESAVLSCLGGYSVCIFTYGQTGTGKTYSMEGPPEDPGIAPRALQSLFREMGTGGQHRVTLSMVEIYNEAVRDLLAPGPPQRLAVRQGPAGQGGVQVAGLTHWDVPSLESLHQMLSLGRSNRATAATAMNQRSSRSHALVTLTLRTASPSRGTSTAGTLHLVDLAGSERAWKAGAASRSQEDRDGAQRLREARTINRSLLALGGVMAALRARRPHVPFRDSQLTRLLQPALGPGATAVLLLQISTRPEDLGETVCSLKFAERVSRVELGPARPLRAPRSRTPSSLSTDTPLSGTPCTPTPSPGSPPSPGLDSGSSLALAPPEDLPS; encoded by the exons ATGCGCGCGGGCTCTGCGGCGGGCGGGCGCGGTGTCGGCGCGGGGACGCGGGGCGGCGTGAAGCCGGGCCCTCTGCCGCCCCGCGCTCCCATGTACGCCTTCTACTCGCTGCTCATCTACATCTTCTACAGCCTCTTCCGTAGGGATGGCGGGGCCGCGACGGCCGCCGACGCTGGAAACCCGGCCCAG AGCGCCCGCTGTAAGCCCGGGAGTCGCCGCCGCGCCGACCAGCCAACCGCAGAGCTGTGGACAGAGCTGACCGGCCTGGTCG GCTCTTCGGAGGCCGAGGATGGGTCGGGAGGGGGAGCCGAGCGCTGTCCGGCGGAGGTCTCCCTGGAAGAGGCTCTCGTGCGTCTTGCCGAGTTCCTGTCAGTCCAGCTGGGGGCGGAAGAGAGCTTTGGGACTCCTCCCGACCTGAGCAAG CCCGGTGATGTTCCCCAACTGTTAACGGTGACTGGTCAATTCTTGGCTCTCCTGGCATGGATTCGAAGTCCCAGGGGCAGGCAGGCCCTGTCCCAGGGGATGCAGCCTGTCTCAGGGGTGCAGCACCCTCCTCCTGCTG gatcCCCATTGCAAGAAGAAAGCCCTTCCCTTTCACCAAGGGGGGAGGCCCAGGGGCAACAGCCTCCTCAGCTGGAAGAGGACCAGAGGGCTTGGCAGCGGCTGGAACAGCTCATCCTTGGACAG cTGGAAGAGCTGAAGCAGCAGCTGGAACatcaggaggaggagctgggccaGCTGCGCCTGGGAGTG GGAGCAACAGACTCAGAGAAAAGGGTTCAGCATCTGACTCTGGAGAACAAAGCCCTGAAACAGAGCTTGAGCCTTACTCGGGACCTCCTGCTGCACTGGGGCCCTGCCCCCCACACCAGGGCCCCCCAG GAGAAGGCAGAAGCCCTGCTGGAGCTTCGGGGGCGGCTTCAAGAAGCCCAGGACACCACGGAAGCCCTCCGAGTCCAG CTAGGGGTGCAGGAGGTGCAGCTGCAGGGCCTTCAGGGGGCCCTCCGGCAGCTCCAGCAGGAGACTGAGCAGAACTGCAGGAGGGAGCTGCAGCAGATGCGAGGGCAGCTGGCAG GACTTCGTGCTCGCATGGCCAGCTTGCGTCAGGGCTGCGGGGACCTCCGGGGACTCGTCAGCACCTTTACCCAGAGCTGCCAGGGTTCTCTGAGCGAAGCCCAGGGACAG GTTTCCTGGGCTCTGGGGGCACTGTCAGCTGATGGGGCTGGGACTCAACTCGCGGAGGCGCCGCAGGGGCCTCTCCCCGGATGCCCAGGGCGGCTGCTGGAGCTCAAAG GACCCAGGAGGCAGCGCCTGGACCTGATCTCCACCCCAGGAAACATTCGTGTGCTGTGTCGCCTGAGGCCAGGGACACCCTCCAGCCTG GTCTTCAGGGAGCTGGAGTCTGCTGTGCTGTCCTGCCTTGGGGGCTACAGTGTCTGCATTTTCACCTACGGTCAGACAGGGACGGGGAAGACCTACAGCATGGAG GGCCCGCCTGAGGACCCCGGCATCGCTCCTAGGGCACTGCAGTCACTGTTCCGGGAGATGGGCACAGGCGGGCAGCACCGCGTGACCCTCAGCATGGTGGAGATCTACAACGAGGCTGTCAG GGACCTCCTTGCCCCAGGGCCTCCCCAGCGCCTGGCAGTGAGGCAGGGCCCAGCAGGCCAGGGGGGAGTCCAGGTGGCTGGCCTCACCCACTGGGACGTGCCCAGCCTGGAGTCTCTGCACCAG ATGCTGAGCCTGGGGAGGAGCAACCGGGCCACCGCCGCCACAGCCATGAACCAGCGCAGCTCTCGCTCGCACGCCCTGGTCACACTGACACTGCGCACAGCGTCCCCATCGCGCGGTACCAGCACCGCAG GCACGCTGCACCTCGTCGACCTGGCGGGGTCCGAGCGCGCCTGGAAGGCGGGGGCGGCCAGTAGATCTCAGGAAGACCGGGACGGCGCCCAGCGTCTACGGGAGGCTCGGACCATCAACCGCTCGCTGCTGGCGCTGGGAGGCGTGATGGCCGCGCTGCGGGCCCGCCGGCCCCACGTGCCCTTCCGTGACTCGCAGCTCACACGGCTGCTGCAGCCGGCGCTGGGCCCAGGCGCCACGGCGGTGCTGCTGCTGCAG ATCTCCACGCGGCCCGAGGATCTCGGCGAGACGGTGTGCTCGCTCAAGTTCGCCGAGCGTGTGAGCCGAGTGGAGCTGGGGCCGGCTAGGCCCCTCAGGGCCCCCCGCTCCAGGACACCCTCCTCCTTGAGTACCGACACACCACTCTCCGGGACCCCCTGCACCCCCACGCCGTCGCCCGGCAGCCCTCCAAGCCCCGGCTTAGACAGCGGCTCCAGCTTGGCCCTGGCACCGCCGGAGGACCTGCCTTCCTAG